One stretch of Nocardioides perillae DNA includes these proteins:
- a CDS encoding type II secretion system F family protein, with protein sequence MAAGSRPLAGPVALLAAVAALALGLAPAAHAGGLGAGGTGGAQVTYVEATEAGLRILVEVPEGAAVDLDAVSVAVDGRNAPATAEPTGDGAVVERTTVLAVDTSLSMRGARFAAAKAAATTYLDAAPADVAVGIVTFDSDVEEALAPTTDRDAARAVVAGLSLSRETLLHDGVVQAVASLGDEGARSVLVLSDGADTSDTPVADVTAAISEADVRVDVVALDESADEAGSLTAVVEAGGGQLVQADPAALRAALVDQAEALGRQVLVTAAVPASVTAAEASIVVDLPTAAGRSLTAEAYAAIEGAGSPAVAIAREAAGLTVPRPLMYVGVVALGLGLGLLLVLLVPRRATVTDAAEERLSRWSAGARSGPAEEARPRVDTEAALSQAKDAAASVLRRNRGLELRIAKRLEAAGSGIKPAEWLLLQLGVFLLAGLVGLLLGGGSLVVGLVAMLLGALGPWLWLGIKRTKRVNAFNAALPDTLSLMSGSLSAGLSLAQSVDTIVREGTEPVASEFKRVLVETRLGVSLEDALEGVTERFESKDFGWVVMAIRIQRQVGGNLAELLDTVAATMREREYLRRQVRTLSAEGRLSMYVLGGLPPLFVFYLVLTQGDYVAPLFTEPLGWLMLATAGVLLGVGMLWMSRIVKVEV encoded by the coding sequence ATGGCCGCGGGCAGCCGGCCGCTCGCCGGCCCCGTCGCGCTCCTGGCCGCTGTCGCGGCGCTCGCCCTCGGCCTCGCCCCCGCGGCGCACGCCGGCGGGCTGGGCGCGGGTGGGACCGGCGGGGCCCAGGTGACCTACGTCGAGGCGACCGAGGCCGGTCTCCGCATCCTGGTCGAGGTGCCGGAGGGTGCCGCGGTCGACCTCGACGCAGTGTCGGTCGCGGTCGACGGCCGCAACGCACCCGCGACCGCCGAGCCCACCGGTGACGGCGCCGTCGTCGAGCGCACCACCGTCCTCGCGGTCGACACCAGCCTGTCGATGCGCGGCGCCCGGTTCGCCGCCGCCAAGGCCGCCGCCACGACGTACCTCGACGCCGCGCCCGCCGACGTCGCCGTCGGCATCGTCACCTTCGACAGCGACGTCGAGGAGGCGCTCGCGCCGACCACCGACCGCGACGCCGCGCGTGCGGTGGTCGCGGGCCTGTCGCTCTCCCGCGAGACCCTGCTCCACGACGGCGTCGTGCAGGCGGTGGCGTCGCTGGGCGACGAGGGCGCACGCAGCGTGCTCGTCCTCTCCGACGGGGCCGACACGAGCGACACCCCCGTCGCGGACGTCACCGCGGCGATCTCCGAGGCCGACGTGCGCGTCGACGTGGTCGCGCTCGACGAGTCCGCCGACGAGGCCGGGTCGCTCACCGCCGTGGTGGAGGCCGGCGGGGGCCAGCTGGTGCAGGCCGACCCCGCCGCGCTGCGCGCCGCGCTCGTCGACCAGGCCGAGGCCCTCGGCCGCCAGGTGCTGGTCACGGCCGCCGTGCCCGCATCGGTGACCGCGGCCGAGGCGAGCATCGTCGTCGACCTGCCCACGGCCGCCGGCCGGTCGCTCACCGCCGAGGCGTACGCCGCGATCGAAGGCGCCGGCTCCCCGGCGGTCGCGATCGCCCGGGAGGCCGCCGGGCTCACGGTCCCCCGCCCGCTCATGTACGTCGGCGTGGTCGCCCTGGGCCTGGGCCTCGGCCTCCTGCTCGTGCTGCTGGTGCCGCGGCGGGCCACGGTCACCGACGCCGCCGAGGAGCGGTTGTCGCGCTGGAGCGCCGGCGCGCGCTCGGGCCCGGCCGAGGAGGCGCGGCCCCGCGTCGACACCGAGGCCGCGCTGTCGCAGGCCAAGGACGCCGCGGCGTCGGTGCTGCGGCGCAACCGGGGGCTCGAGCTGCGCATCGCCAAGCGCCTCGAGGCCGCCGGCAGCGGCATCAAGCCGGCTGAGTGGCTGCTGCTGCAGCTCGGTGTCTTCCTGCTCGCCGGGCTGGTCGGGCTGCTCCTCGGTGGCGGCAGCCTGGTCGTGGGCCTGGTCGCGATGTTGCTCGGCGCGCTGGGCCCGTGGCTGTGGTTGGGGATCAAGCGCACCAAGCGGGTCAACGCCTTCAACGCCGCCCTGCCCGACACGCTGTCGCTGATGTCGGGCTCGTTGTCGGCCGGCCTGTCACTGGCCCAGTCGGTCGACACCATCGTGCGCGAGGGCACCGAGCCGGTCGCCTCGGAGTTCAAGCGGGTGCTGGTCGAGACCCGCCTGGGCGTCTCGCTCGAGGACGCCCTCGAGGGCGTGACCGAGCGCTTCGAGAGCAAGGACTTCGGCTGGGTGGTCATGGCCATCCGCATCCAGCGCCAGGTCGGCGGCAACCTCGCCGAGCTCCTCGACACGGTCGCCGCGACCATGCGCGAGCGGGAGTACCTCCGCCGCCAGGTCCGCACCCTCTCGGCCGAGGGGCGGCTCTCGATGTACGTCCTCGGCGGTCTGCCGCCGCTCTTCGTCTTCTACCTCGTGCTGACGCAGGGCGACTACGTAGCGCCGCTGTTCACCGAGCCGCTCGGCTGGCTGATGCTCGCGACCGCTGGCGTCCTGCTCGGCGTCGGGATGCTGTGGATGTCCAGGATCGTCAAGGTGGAGGTGTGA
- a CDS encoding type II secretion system F family protein has translation MTLLLVLGGVMLAAAVYLVAAATRPEGDTGVTRSLAMIEAMSVAPKALTDQVERPFSERVLVPLQARALTVGRRLSGSDTAERIRRKLELAGNPPGWTVDKVVSSKVIGAVVGLVVALLLTALMGASFPVRLVFVPALTLVGFFAPNLYLYQKAYDREQRLSRELPDAIDLLTISVESGLGFDAALQQVARNTEGPLAEEFSRVLREMQIGSGRSEAMRALADRSGNADLRSFVAAMVQADAFGIPIGQVLRVQTSEMRTKRRQRAEEAAQKVPVKITVPLIFCILPCLFIAVLGPAAISIMDNLM, from the coding sequence GTGACCCTGCTCCTCGTGCTCGGCGGCGTGATGCTGGCCGCCGCGGTCTACCTCGTCGCTGCCGCGACCCGCCCCGAGGGCGACACCGGGGTGACCCGCTCGCTCGCCATGATCGAGGCGATGAGCGTGGCCCCCAAGGCGCTCACCGACCAGGTCGAGCGTCCCTTCTCGGAGCGGGTCCTCGTGCCGCTGCAGGCCCGCGCGCTCACGGTCGGGCGCCGGCTGTCCGGCAGCGACACCGCCGAGCGGATCCGGCGCAAGCTCGAGCTCGCCGGCAACCCGCCCGGCTGGACGGTCGACAAGGTCGTCTCGAGCAAGGTGATCGGCGCCGTCGTCGGCCTCGTGGTGGCCCTTCTCCTCACGGCGCTCATGGGCGCGTCGTTCCCGGTACGCCTCGTCTTCGTGCCCGCCCTCACCCTCGTCGGCTTCTTCGCGCCCAACCTGTACCTCTACCAGAAGGCCTACGACCGCGAGCAGCGCCTGTCGCGCGAGCTGCCGGACGCGATCGACCTGCTCACCATCAGCGTGGAGTCGGGGCTCGGCTTCGACGCCGCGCTGCAGCAGGTGGCCCGCAACACCGAGGGACCGCTCGCCGAGGAGTTCTCCCGTGTGCTGCGCGAGATGCAGATCGGCTCCGGGCGCTCGGAGGCGATGCGGGCGCTGGCCGACCGCTCCGGCAACGCCGACCTGCGCTCCTTCGTCGCCGCCATGGTGCAGGCCGACGCGTTCGGCATCCCGATCGGGCAGGTGCTGCGCGTGCAGACCTCCGAGATGCGCACCAAGCGCCGGCAGCGGGCCGAGGAGGCGGCGCAGAAGGTGCCGGTCAAGATCACGGTCCCGCTGATCTTCTGCATCCTGCCGTGCCTGTTCATCGCCGTGCTCGGGCCGGCTGCGATTAGCATCATGGACAACCTGATGTGA
- a CDS encoding sensor histidine kinase: MGDRLQFLPRYVGIAAAARLFALLAIGLPSALLGDPEALEGVLLLGVVWTGAITLSVLARLPVLPALVLEAGLVTFVVAANLDQTQMLHLTALAVSPFIAGLRRGPRGVVEVLAAEVVVLALAAVTLHGELDTVRGAEIFTAMVMGLGVGLVSSFLRAVQEDPDDQLTPYRDARALITRLLDLSDDLGQGLDPVTIAERIARQVREALPTEAVVVYVERYGEFVPLLDSPAAGGIGARRALVDRARATAHSVAEAGQVAVPLATDAGITGVVVGKLTVPPDGTVVEGPALAEALHRLERQLTSEALRLDTAQLFSRVREAATSEERQRLAREVHDGIAQGVASLGYLVDALAADAEDAAQRDGLQLLRSSITDVVSEIRRSVFNLRNEATAGQRIVDRIQAVADNLASTSGMHILVEVEETGDRLLAEVEANLVRIAQEAMNNAVKHSGATVIRVELQTKAPTAVLRVVDDGVGMQPGRADSHGLKIMKERARRIGGEVEVETSPAGGVAVVVRVHGGISRVNGSKGLVRS; the protein is encoded by the coding sequence ATGGGTGACCGGCTCCAGTTCCTCCCCCGCTACGTCGGCATCGCCGCGGCAGCACGGCTCTTCGCCCTGCTCGCCATCGGCCTGCCCTCGGCGCTGCTCGGCGACCCCGAGGCGCTGGAGGGCGTGCTGCTGCTGGGGGTCGTCTGGACGGGTGCCATCACCTTGAGCGTGCTGGCGCGCCTGCCCGTGCTGCCGGCGCTGGTGCTCGAGGCGGGCCTGGTGACCTTCGTCGTGGCCGCGAACCTCGACCAGACCCAGATGCTGCACCTGACCGCGCTCGCGGTCAGCCCGTTCATCGCCGGTCTGCGTCGCGGCCCGCGCGGGGTCGTGGAGGTGCTCGCCGCCGAGGTCGTCGTGCTGGCGCTCGCCGCGGTGACGCTGCACGGCGAGCTCGACACCGTGCGCGGTGCGGAGATCTTCACCGCGATGGTCATGGGGCTCGGCGTCGGCCTGGTGTCGAGCTTCCTGCGCGCCGTGCAGGAGGACCCCGACGACCAGCTCACGCCCTACCGCGACGCCCGGGCCCTCATCACCCGGCTGCTGGACCTCTCCGACGACCTCGGCCAGGGCCTCGACCCGGTGACGATCGCGGAGCGGATCGCGCGGCAGGTGCGCGAGGCCCTGCCGACCGAGGCCGTCGTCGTCTACGTCGAGCGCTACGGCGAGTTCGTGCCGCTCCTCGACTCCCCCGCCGCCGGCGGCATCGGCGCGCGACGCGCCCTCGTGGACCGCGCCCGCGCGACGGCGCACTCGGTGGCCGAGGCCGGCCAGGTCGCGGTGCCCCTCGCCACCGACGCGGGCATCACCGGCGTGGTGGTCGGCAAGCTCACGGTCCCGCCCGACGGCACCGTCGTGGAGGGCCCGGCCCTCGCCGAGGCGCTGCACCGCCTCGAGCGGCAGCTGACCTCCGAGGCGCTGCGCCTCGACACCGCGCAGCTGTTCTCCCGCGTGCGCGAGGCAGCGACGTCGGAGGAGCGCCAGCGGCTCGCCCGGGAGGTCCACGACGGCATCGCGCAGGGTGTCGCCTCGCTCGGCTACCTGGTCGACGCGCTCGCTGCCGACGCCGAGGACGCCGCCCAGCGCGACGGCCTGCAGCTGCTGCGCTCCTCGATCACCGACGTCGTGAGCGAGATCCGTCGCTCGGTCTTCAACCTGCGCAACGAGGCCACCGCCGGGCAGCGCATCGTCGACCGGATCCAGGCGGTCGCCGACAACCTGGCCTCGACCTCGGGCATGCACATCCTGGTCGAGGTCGAGGAGACCGGCGACCGGCTGCTCGCCGAGGTCGAGGCCAACCTCGTCCGCATCGCCCAGGAGGCGATGAACAACGCGGTCAAGCACAGCGGGGCGACCGTGATCCGCGTGGAGCTGCAGACCAAGGCGCCGACGGCCGTGCTGCGCGTGGTCGACGACGGCGTGGGCATGCAGCCTGGACGCGCGGACTCCCACGGGTTGAAGATCATGAAGGAGCGCGCGCGCCGCATCGGGGGCGAGGTCGAGGTCGAGACCTCCCCCGCGGGTGGTGTAGCGGTCGTGGTCCGCGTGCACGGTGGGATCTCCAGGGTCAACGGATCGAAGGGGTTGGTGCGCTCGTGA
- a CDS encoding response regulator transcription factor, which yields MTSSAAVGSEERPIRVLLVDDHELIRHGLALAFHREPGTEVVAQAGTVVSALAAYDRVTPDVVVTDLQLPDGTGLDIIRSVRQRSPAIGLVLLTMHSGDDQIFAAMEAGASAFVGKDAPSSEVVKATRHAMVSPRTFLCAGLAQAMMRRVSGESTRLSGREHEVLLLLADGDGTAAIAKQLHMSESTAKSHIAKIYQKLGASNRAQALVTAMRIGLLSSVQPTQR from the coding sequence GTGACCAGCAGTGCCGCAGTGGGCAGCGAGGAGCGGCCGATCCGCGTGCTGCTCGTCGACGACCACGAGCTGATCCGCCACGGCCTGGCGCTGGCCTTCCACCGCGAGCCCGGCACCGAGGTGGTGGCCCAGGCCGGCACGGTCGTCTCGGCGCTCGCCGCCTACGACCGGGTCACGCCCGACGTGGTCGTCACCGACCTGCAGCTGCCCGACGGCACCGGCCTCGACATCATCCGCTCCGTGCGCCAGCGCTCCCCCGCCATCGGCCTGGTGCTGCTGACCATGCACTCCGGCGACGACCAGATCTTCGCCGCCATGGAGGCCGGCGCCTCCGCCTTCGTCGGCAAGGACGCACCGTCGAGCGAGGTCGTCAAGGCCACCCGCCACGCCATGGTCTCGCCGCGCACCTTCCTGTGCGCCGGGCTCGCCCAGGCAATGATGCGCCGGGTCTCCGGCGAGAGCACCCGGCTCTCGGGTCGCGAGCACGAGGTGCTGCTGCTGCTCGCCGACGGCGACGGCACGGCCGCGATCGCCAAGCAACTGCACATGAGCGAGTCGACCGCGAAGTCGCACATCGCGAAGATCTACCAGAAGCTCGGCGCCTCCAACCGCGCTCAGGCCCTGGTCACCGCGATGCGCATCGGGCTGCTGAGCTCGGTCCAGCCGACCCAGCGCTGA
- a CDS encoding Flp family type IVb pilin, producing the protein MIQLIATKLIERKARMDERGASAVEYGLLVAGIAALIVAVVFFFGGFVGDIFGDTCATINADGTATEGTDASCDQTP; encoded by the coding sequence ATGATCCAGCTCATCGCCACCAAGCTCATCGAGCGCAAGGCCCGCATGGACGAGCGCGGCGCGTCCGCGGTCGAGTACGGCCTGCTGGTCGCCGGCATCGCGGCGCTCATCGTCGCCGTCGTCTTCTTCTTCGGCGGATTCGTCGGCGACATCTTCGGTGACACCTGCGCCACCATCAACGCCGACGGCACCGCGACCGAGGGAACCGACGCCTCCTGCGACCAGACCCCGTGA
- a CDS encoding Flp family type IVb pilin, translated as MIRSRPERGATATEYALLIAGIAAIVVAAILLFGGFVDGLLGQSCDTVAAESGGSC; from the coding sequence GTGATCAGGTCGCGTCCCGAGCGGGGCGCGACCGCCACGGAGTACGCACTGCTCATCGCCGGCATCGCGGCCATCGTCGTCGCCGCAATCCTCCTCTTCGGGGGCTTCGTCGACGGCCTGCTCGGCCAGAGCTGCGACACCGTCGCCGCGGAGAGCGGCGGCAGCTGCTAG
- a CDS encoding M48 family metalloprotease, whose amino-acid sequence MSPPSAPPAGAVTDASRRVERRTAWAVLAVGAAVAVGVAVAALPWQPVPGGAPEPVDAADWFTAEEVARAEAYSRVARAWSWSSLAVSLLVAVALGTTRWGERLVGRLWGGWAVRTLAAVAVVLLLGRVVTLPLAAGLHAHRRGAGLSTQAWPGFLRDVAVGTALDVVVTGLALVAVVGLARRLPRAWPAAAGALLGAAVLAGSFTYPLVVEPLFNRVEPLPAGPLRTEVLALAASERVDVDEVLVADASRRTTSLNAYVSGFGSSRRVVLYDTAVADLPREQLLAVVAHELAHARHDDVLVGTVIGAGGAVAAGGLLALLVPAGGRRARRGRRVAGAARPEAVPRVLALVAVTTLLLAPVQNGASRLVETRADLDARTATQDPEALAGLQVSLARRSLADPTPPAWSHFWFSSHPTVLERIALATSLGGQRDR is encoded by the coding sequence GTGAGCCCACCGTCGGCCCCGCCCGCGGGTGCCGTGACCGACGCGTCCCGCCGGGTCGAGCGGCGTACGGCGTGGGCGGTGCTCGCCGTGGGTGCTGCGGTGGCGGTCGGCGTGGCCGTCGCGGCGCTGCCCTGGCAACCGGTGCCGGGCGGTGCGCCGGAGCCCGTCGACGCGGCCGACTGGTTCACCGCCGAGGAGGTCGCCCGCGCCGAGGCCTACAGCAGGGTGGCGCGCGCGTGGAGCTGGTCCTCGCTCGCGGTGTCGCTGCTGGTCGCCGTGGCGCTGGGCACGACGCGGTGGGGCGAGCGGCTGGTCGGCCGGCTGTGGGGCGGCTGGGCGGTGCGCACGCTCGCGGCGGTCGCAGTGGTGCTCCTGCTCGGCCGGGTCGTGACGCTGCCCCTGGCGGCCGGGCTGCACGCGCACCGGCGCGGCGCCGGCCTGTCCACCCAGGCGTGGCCGGGCTTCCTTCGCGACGTCGCCGTGGGCACGGCGCTCGACGTGGTGGTCACCGGCCTGGCGCTGGTCGCGGTGGTGGGGCTGGCGCGCCGCCTGCCCCGCGCCTGGCCGGCTGCTGCGGGAGCGCTGCTCGGTGCGGCCGTGCTCGCGGGGTCCTTCACGTACCCCCTGGTCGTCGAGCCGCTCTTCAACCGGGTCGAGCCGCTGCCGGCCGGGCCGCTGCGCACCGAGGTGCTGGCGCTGGCCGCGTCCGAGCGGGTCGACGTCGACGAGGTCCTGGTGGCCGACGCCTCGCGGCGCACGACGTCGCTGAACGCCTACGTGTCGGGCTTCGGGAGCAGTCGGCGCGTGGTGCTCTACGACACCGCGGTCGCCGACCTGCCGCGCGAGCAGCTGCTCGCCGTCGTCGCCCACGAGCTGGCCCACGCCCGCCACGACGACGTGCTCGTCGGCACGGTGATCGGCGCCGGGGGAGCGGTGGCCGCGGGCGGGTTGCTGGCCCTGCTCGTGCCGGCGGGCGGTCGCCGGGCCCGGCGTGGCCGGCGGGTCGCCGGTGCGGCCCGGCCCGAGGCGGTGCCGCGGGTCCTCGCGCTGGTGGCGGTGACGACGCTGCTCCTGGCGCCGGTGCAGAACGGCGCCAGCAGACTGGTGGAGACCCGGGCGGACCTGGACGCACGGACGGCGACGCAGGACCCGGAGGCGCTCGCGGGGCTCCAGGTCTCCCTGGCCCGCCGCTCGCTCGCGGATCCCACGCCGCCGGCGTGGTCGCACTTCTGGTTCTCCAGCCACCCGACGGTGCTGGAGAGGATCGCGCTGGCCACCTCCCTCGGTGGCCAGCGCGACCGCTAG
- a CDS encoding NlpC/P60 family protein yields the protein MLHGRKRLVSALTAVSAVLAVGLVPAAPSAAAPDVADVQERVDTLYHQAEQASERYNAVRIELRELTGELDSLESDERRQRAALEAVRDQVQDSVVRQYAGEGISTVGQVVVADDPRTFLGRLSTMASFNDVQAELLEDYSTELAALELRADAVGDRAARVAALEERLAEEKSTIDAKVEEAEELLARLEAEERERLVGASRSEVRLPDVAVSGRAGAAVQYALAQVGDAYVYGAAGPDAFDCSGLTMMAWAQAGVALPHSSSAQASMGAPVSISDLQPGDLVFYYSPISHVGIYIGGGQIVHAANPSKPVNVAPVGSMPITSAVRPG from the coding sequence GTGCTGCACGGCCGGAAGCGACTCGTCAGTGCCCTCACCGCTGTCAGCGCGGTGCTCGCCGTGGGCCTCGTGCCCGCGGCCCCGTCGGCCGCCGCGCCGGACGTCGCCGACGTCCAAGAGCGGGTCGACACCCTCTACCACCAGGCGGAGCAGGCCTCGGAGCGCTACAACGCGGTCCGCATCGAGCTGCGCGAGCTGACCGGCGAGCTCGACTCCCTCGAGTCGGACGAGCGTCGCCAGCGCGCCGCGCTCGAGGCCGTCCGGGACCAGGTCCAGGACTCGGTCGTGCGGCAGTACGCCGGCGAGGGGATCTCGACCGTCGGCCAGGTCGTCGTGGCGGACGACCCCCGCACCTTCCTCGGCCGGCTCTCGACCATGGCCTCCTTCAACGACGTGCAGGCCGAGCTCCTCGAGGACTACTCGACCGAGCTCGCCGCCCTCGAGCTGCGCGCCGACGCCGTCGGTGACCGCGCCGCGCGCGTCGCCGCCCTCGAGGAGCGGCTCGCCGAGGAGAAGTCGACCATCGACGCCAAGGTCGAGGAGGCCGAGGAGCTCCTCGCCCGGCTCGAGGCCGAGGAGCGCGAGCGCCTCGTCGGTGCCTCGCGCAGCGAGGTGCGGCTCCCCGACGTCGCGGTGAGCGGGCGGGCGGGGGCTGCCGTGCAGTACGCCCTCGCCCAGGTCGGCGACGCCTACGTCTACGGCGCCGCCGGGCCGGACGCCTTCGACTGCTCGGGCCTGACCATGATGGCGTGGGCCCAGGCCGGCGTCGCGTTGCCGCACTCCTCCTCCGCGCAGGCCTCGATGGGCGCGCCGGTCTCGATCAGCGACCTGCAGCCCGGTGACCTGGTCTTCTACTACAGCCCGATCAGCCACGTCGGCATCTACATCGGTGGCGGCCAGATCGTCCACGCCGCCAACCCGAGCAAGCCGGTCAACGTCGCGCCGGTTGGCTCGATGCCCATCACCAGCGCGGTCCGCCCTGGCTGA
- a CDS encoding NYN domain-containing protein yields the protein MAPDADLAALPEPVRARVVALTADVLPAVTPLPPALRKVADFAPGRRARLGATAIAAALDADDDLRRRVATQLGAAAPALAALATAEVVDAPEPDAAVQDPVDRAAVLWLARPEGWEEPCGAALAVLAAREAEAEAAREQGGLARAERRVAELEEALRDARARVRDQADEARREHQVLRRRLGEARVAEKEARAALEAAEAARAAEVAAATAASSAAEAEVRRLRAQVEELQAAAGQSRSQARAEREEVSARARLLLDTVLEAAAGLRRELALPTATSTPGERAEAELVEAADPAGEPPQRPGSAAPVSPAVLEQLLARPRCRLIVDGYNVTKTAYASSTLEAQRTRLVAALAPLVARTGAETTVVFDAAAATHRPVVPGPRGVRVVWSPPGVIADDVVRRLVAAEPEGRPTVVVTSDQELRRDVSRAGARVVDATVLVAALR from the coding sequence GTGGCCCCGGACGCTGACCTCGCGGCCCTCCCGGAGCCGGTCCGCGCCCGGGTGGTGGCGCTGACGGCCGACGTGCTGCCGGCCGTGACCCCGCTGCCGCCGGCGCTGCGGAAGGTCGCCGACTTCGCCCCGGGCCGCCGTGCGCGGCTGGGGGCGACGGCGATCGCGGCCGCCCTCGACGCCGACGACGACCTGCGGCGCCGCGTGGCCACGCAGCTGGGCGCGGCCGCCCCTGCGCTGGCCGCGCTGGCGACCGCCGAGGTCGTGGACGCACCGGAGCCCGACGCCGCGGTCCAGGACCCCGTCGACCGTGCCGCCGTCCTCTGGCTGGCCCGGCCCGAGGGCTGGGAGGAGCCCTGCGGTGCGGCGCTGGCGGTGCTGGCCGCCCGCGAGGCCGAGGCGGAGGCCGCCCGGGAGCAGGGTGGGCTCGCGCGGGCCGAGCGCCGGGTCGCCGAGCTCGAGGAGGCGTTGCGCGACGCGCGGGCCCGCGTGCGTGACCAGGCCGACGAGGCGCGTCGGGAGCACCAGGTGCTGCGCCGGCGCCTCGGCGAGGCGCGGGTGGCGGAGAAGGAGGCGCGCGCCGCCCTCGAGGCCGCCGAGGCCGCCCGGGCCGCAGAGGTCGCCGCGGCGACCGCGGCGAGCTCGGCCGCCGAGGCGGAGGTACGCCGACTGCGTGCGCAGGTCGAGGAGCTGCAGGCCGCTGCCGGTCAGAGTCGCAGCCAGGCGCGGGCCGAGCGCGAGGAGGTCTCCGCGCGGGCGCGGCTGCTGCTCGACACGGTGCTGGAGGCCGCCGCCGGACTGCGACGGGAGCTGGCGCTGCCGACCGCCACCTCGACGCCGGGGGAGCGCGCCGAGGCCGAGCTGGTCGAGGCGGCCGACCCGGCCGGTGAGCCGCCGCAGCGCCCCGGCTCGGCCGCCCCCGTCAGCCCGGCGGTGCTCGAGCAGCTGCTCGCCCGCCCGCGCTGCCGCCTGATCGTCGACGGCTACAACGTGACGAAGACGGCCTACGCGTCCAGCACGCTCGAGGCGCAGCGCACCCGTCTGGTCGCGGCCCTCGCGCCGCTGGTGGCGCGCACGGGGGCGGAGACCACCGTCGTCTTCGACGCCGCGGCCGCGACCCACCGGCCGGTCGTGCCCGGTCCCCGCGGGGTGCGCGTGGTGTGGAGCCCGCCGGGCGTGATCGCCGACGACGTCGTGCGCCGCCTCGTCGCCGCCGAGCCCGAGGGCCGTCCCACGGTCGTCGTCACGTCCGACCAGGAGCTGCGCCGCGACGTCAGCCGGGCAGGCGCACGCGTGGTGGACGCGACGGTGCTGGTCGCGGCGCTGCGCTGA